The sequence AGAATGTGCAGAaaaatcaattaaaaatGGATTTATATTAAGAGATCGTAATTATTTTCGTACGACTCAAAATATTATATCTAGTCTTTATTTATTGATAATTTCaactattaaaaataattttattaaacttGACAGTATTTTGAAAACATTGAATTTATCATATAAAGACCACGGTATAGTAGTAcaaactattttttatttttttaaaaaaggaaacgtaaaaaataaggaaaaattaaatcCTTACATAAATAAaccttataaaaaaaattctttagaaacaatttataattttttattagaggAAGAAAAGGATATTCTACATTACTATGATGAAGCATCTAAAACTTTGAATTTAGATTTAAGTGACGAAAATAAGGAAAGAATGCTCTtctataatttaataaataacaaaGATACtgcaaataatttattctcTCTTTACAAAACCCTTATGAAATTAATCGGAGGTTTATTTATTAAGAGACAGTTAACCATTATTATGAATGTACGTAGATCATTATTTAGTATGAATTCATtgagaaaaaggaaaaatatttCGGGtgcaaaaattttaaataaagaataccAATTATATTTACTCTCtcaaatagaaaaagaaaagtgtaaaatggaaaaaattaagcttaatataagaaatttatatttattagttACTACAAAAGATGATATAAAACGTATTCAAGTATCaagttatttaataaataaaataaatggaaTTATATCAATTTTACGTTTCATTTGTAAAATAACATGTAAAGATAATGATAAAACTGGTCttaatcaaaaaaaagaagctCGTATGGAAAATATTTTGCTCGCACTATATTATGCAAATCAAAGTCTTTCAAAGTTTACTTAAAGtgaaatacaataaaaatttatattcaaaaaaaaatttattttttagtgaattaataaacaaaaataattttttcatgtgtgatttattaattggctggttggttaataaaagatgtttTGTCCTTTTATAATAAAGTTAGCTTACAAGTTAGGAAGATACAAGTTAATCATCCTGACTCCagttaaagaaaaaaaaaaaaataaaatatatacattgctatattttttttttatttattttactttcatatatctttgtaatttaaaaaaaaaaaatttaatttatttttttttttgtgtgtaAAGTTTCGAAATTGAAATACTGTTAATTTTTAatcaaaagataaaaaaataatgtataaaaagtataatgtttatgttattgatttattaattgcctgcTGACTTATTACTTTCccatttaatgactttgatAAAGTATTGAATGAACAAtgtaataaagagcattttTGCAAtagtttaatatttttattggtTTATGCTTTTCCTTTTCAGTGAAGCTGCATAAAGATGATAAAgtgtttatttaataatttataagtcTTCAATAATTAACATATAATtaacatataataaaaatcataCATAAACATACATACATAATATCTTTGATTAAAGATCATGTCTTTCACTTAAGTTTGTACATCCTTAAAAATCATTgatttttaaattgtttaatttttttaaaaatatagtatatttttctttccaaaaaatatatataaaacaattttcttaaatcttattgtttttcaaaaataaaaattaaaattaaaataatacttttatttacaaaaccaaaatgttaaaaaaaaaaataattaaagaatttttttttattattgattATTTAGCTGAAAATGCATGATTGGCTTTGATAGCATTATGTGCAAAGATAAATTTCTTAATTGATATTTTAGCTAAttatattgatttattaattggccgtttaatgactttgctagagtattaaacaaacaaattaataaagagcattatTACTgagttaaaattttattactcttttaatagacttattaattgttataaatgagtttttatttataaagaattacttattcttttaattaaaaacatatatacaaactataacaattaataaagtcaaaactttattttattcaatgttatttcaaaatataacattgattataacaaaacattattaattttatcttttaattttataaaagataattaaattttttactaaaaatttctcacaaaaaaaaaatatatatataca is a genomic window of Plasmodium relictum strain SGS1 genome assembly, contig: PRELSG_00_v1_110, whole genome shotgun sequence containing:
- a CDS encoding fam-j protein, yielding ECAEKSIKNGFILRDRNYFRTTQNIISSLYLLIISTIKNNFIKLDSILKTLNLSYKDHGIVVQTIFYFFKKGNVKNKEKLNPYINKPYKKNSLETIYNFLLEEEKDILHYYDEASKTLNLDLSDENKERMLFYNLINNKDTANNLFSLYKTLMKLIGGLFIKRQLTIIMNVRRSLFSMNSLRKRKNISGAKILNKEYQLYLLSQIEKEKCKMEKIKLNIRNLYLLVTTKDDIKRIQVSSYLINKINGIISILRFICKITCKDNDKTGLNQKKEARMENILLALYYANQSLSKFT